GGTGCCCTGGATTTAGCAGAAGGTTATGATTTCATCTATGCAGCGGTCGGTTGGCATCCGGTAGATGCAATCGATATGACAGAAGAAGATTTGAAGTGGATTGAAGAATTGGCTTCTCATCCGAAAGTAGTCGCCCTTGGTGAAATGGGTCTCGATTATCATTGGGATAAGTCACCGAAGGATATTCAGAAGGATGTATTCCGAAAGCAGATTCAACTTGCTAAAAAAGTAGATCTACCGATTGTCATCCATAATAGAGAAGCGACAGAGGATGTTGTAAGAATATTAGAAGAAGAAAATGCCGAAGAAGTCGGAGGCATCATGCATTGTTACAGTGGCAGTCTTGAAATCGCAAAAAGATGTATGGATATGAATTTTTACATATCATTCGGTGGACCAGTCACTTTCAAGAATGCTAAGAAACCGAAAGAAGTAGCCGTTGAAATTCCGATGGATCGCATTTTGATTGAAACGGATTGTCCGTTTTTAAGTCCGCATCCCTTAAGAGGAAAACGTAACGAATCCTCTTATGTCAAATATGTAGCAGAACAAATCGCTGATTTAAAAGGTATGTCTGTAGAAGAATTCGCGCAAAAAACTTCCGACAACGCATTTCGCTTATTCGGCATCAGTCGCTGAAGAGTAATGTCGAAGTTTAAGAAAATACAAGAGATCACGCGAAATTCTACAAAGTTCAGTGATAACTGAACAAAAAATGTCGAGCAGTTTTTCTTTCTTTTTGGAGATTTCCCTTGCATAATGGGGACCAAGTGCGAAAGGAGGGAATGTTTGGCAGCGGGGCAACAGGTGTTGAAAACTAGAATACGTGAAGGAGGGGTCGGAACATGACTCACCTGAAAACTGTTTTGACCAGATGGTTTACGGGAAAGTGGCTTCTGGTATCAATTGCAGGACTTCTTGTTTTAGGGACGGCCGTCAGTGTCGGAGCTTATGAACTGACAAAAAAGACGGTGACGATCTCCATTGACGGGAAGGATCAGACGGTGCAAACTCATGCCGATACCGTTAAGGGGTTATTGAAAGAAAATGATATAGGCGTCGGTGCACATGACAAAGTGGACCCAGGGTTGAATTCGAAAATCAAAGATCAGATGAAGATCACATGGATCCAATCTCATCAAGTTAAATTGAATCTTGATGGCGAAGAGAAAAAAGTATGGACGACAGCAGATACTGTAAAAGAATTGCTAGAGTCAGAAAAGATAGAAGTCGGGGAGCATGACAAACTCACACCTGACATGAATGCGAACATCTCAGATGGCATGGCTGTCAATCTTGAAAAGGCCTTCAAAGTCAAACTGAATGATGGTGGCAAAGAAAAAGATGTTTGGACCACTTCGATTACCGTCGCTGACCTTTTAAAACAAAATAAGATCCAACTGGATGAAATGGATCGTGTAGAACCTGGAAAAGATGCCCTTGTTAAAAAGGGAGCACAGGTTAAAGTCACTCGAGTAGAAAAGGTCACCGATGTAGTGGAAGAATCAGTTGACTTTGCGGTCGTTAAGCGTAAGGATAGCGATCTTGCAAAAGGGAAAGAGAAAGTCGTTTCTGATGGTAAAAAAGGTAAGGTCGAGAAACATTACGAAGTTGTCATGGAAAATGGAAAAGAAGTTTCCAGAAAGCTTGTGAAAACAGAAAAAGTTTCTGACAGTAAGGATAAGATTGTAGCTGT
This genomic window from Alkalihalobacillus sp. TS-13 contains:
- a CDS encoding TatD family hydrolase yields the protein MLFDTHAHLNAVQFDEDREEVIQRALDEGVSHIVVVGFDRDTIKGALDLAEGYDFIYAAVGWHPVDAIDMTEEDLKWIEELASHPKVVALGEMGLDYHWDKSPKDIQKDVFRKQIQLAKKVDLPIVIHNREATEDVVRILEEENAEEVGGIMHCYSGSLEIAKRCMDMNFYISFGGPVTFKNAKKPKEVAVEIPMDRILIETDCPFLSPHPLRGKRNESSYVKYVAEQIADLKGMSVEEFAQKTSDNAFRLFGISR
- a CDS encoding G5 and 3D domain-containing protein; the protein is MTHLKTVLTRWFTGKWLLVSIAGLLVLGTAVSVGAYELTKKTVTISIDGKDQTVQTHADTVKGLLKENDIGVGAHDKVDPGLNSKIKDQMKITWIQSHQVKLNLDGEEKKVWTTADTVKELLESEKIEVGEHDKLTPDMNANISDGMAVNLEKAFKVKLNDGGKEKDVWTTSITVADLLKQNKIQLDEMDRVEPGKDALVKKGAQVKVTRVEKVTDVVEESVDFAVVKRKDSDLAKGKEKVVSDGKKGKVEKHYEVVMENGKEVSRKLVKTEKVSDSKDKIVAVGTKVQTQTVSRSKSSEPSGREFYVSSTAYTANCAGCSGITATGYNLKENPNAKVIAVDPSVIPLGSKVWVEGYGYATALDTGGAINGKKIDVFFSSQSAATSWGRKTVRIKIID